A segment of the Synechococcus sp. MEDNS5 genome:
AATAGAGATGCTGACCAACCTCGAGTTCGGCGAAAGGCAGATTAAGGAGCGACGGAACCATGACGGTGATGAGTGCGCGAATTCAGGCGTCGATGACGGTCTGAAGAATCAAAGCGGGCTTGTAGAGAAGAAATCCGATGAAGGCGGGGAGAAGTTCGAGTTGGGGAAGTTTGGCCGCCGCAACGATGAGAAGCATTGGCACCACCAACTGAAATCGCCCAACCTGACGGGAGCCTCCGCCGAGCCTGGCCACGCTGCGGGCGAGTAAGCGCAGGTACAGAAGACCAGCACACGAGCCCACCAGCAGGCTGCGGGCCACCAGAACATCGAATCGAACAAGGGCGACAAGAGCCGCAGCCAAGGAAACGATGAGGGTGGCCAGCATCAGACGCCGCTGAAGCCTGGCGTACTCCCCCATACCCGAATCGGTCGCAACTGATGCTGCACTTGATTCGATCGGAGTGGTAGCCAGCAAACAACGCCTGAGAAAGCGCGCGGAATCTATCACGCGTTTTCCCCGCCCCCCCCTGCTTCAGCAAGGGGCAAAAGCAGACGACGTTGGATCAGAGTCCTTGCCACATCAGCAGTCCAGGGGCCGAGACCAAGCTCACCAAGGGAATGCTCAGGATGGGCGTCCACGGCCTCGAGCAGCTGCTTTTCCTGCGCAGACAAAGCAATCGGCTCAAGATCAGGACCCAGCAAGCTGGCGGAAGGCCACCCCCACACACAGGACTGGCGGCGGGTCCGCGCTCTTAACAGGTCTCCATCGTCTTCCCAGCGCCGCTCTTGAAGAGGCTTCCGCGCAACAAAAAACTCGAAATGACTGATCTCCGTGTCGAGATCCTCGATCAGAAACCACTGATCCTCGACAGGGAGTGCTTGGGCCCGTGCGAGGAGGTCACCGTTCAGAAGTCGAGCCGGATCCCAGACCGAAGGATTGGAGAAACCAACGAAATGAAGCCCGGAGGCCTCGATCAGGGCAAACAGGGTTTCGAGGTCATAGCTGGTCTCCTGGGGATGCAGATACATATCTGCGAAGTTGGCGTCAGCAGCGGTGTCGATTAGCCACCGCTGTTCATAGTTACGGCGAAGGCGATTGGATTCAGGGAGCACATCCAACAGCTCCCGGCCAAGACGCAGAGCCTCACTGTCCTGTCCCACTCCAAGCCTGGTTAGGGCCTTCTGCGTGCGATGGATCTCCCAACGCCCAGCATTGGCGTAAAGGAAGAGATGCATCAAGCCGTCGTCGTCCAGCAGCGCAGCAAGCGCCTTAAGACCAGCCAGAGGCTCACGCAAATGATGCAACACACCAACGGAATTGATGTAATCGAACGGCCCCTCACCGTTCAGATCTAGAAGGCTCCGCTGCTCCTGACGCAGTGATCGAACCTGCATCGCTCCTCTGGAGCGATGCAACCGCTCTCTGGCCACGTCTAGAGCACCGGCGCTGATGTCGACGGCCAGCACCTCGGCTCCAGGGTTGAGATGGCAGAGATAGTCGGTGCTCACGCCAGTCCCACAGCCCGCATCAAGGATTCGAAGAGGCGTCGCTGCATGATCACGCTCAGGGATCTCTCCCCTCACTGCGCCATCGACGCTCTCCAGACACCACCGCCAGTTGTACCCAGGAGGTGGGCCGTCCTGGATGGGGTCACCCGGATAGGGGAAACGGTCGTAGAAATCACTCACCACCGGGGTGGCTGCGTCGGATGGGGTTGGATTCATCAGCTACGGGCTCCAGGGGCCGATCGGCTTGCGATGGAGCATTTCATGCGCCCTCGCAATGCGTCACTTCCGACAGCAACCCCTGCAAACATTTGTTCATGGCACTCCAAGTGCTCTGGGCACGAGCCGTAACCTGGC
Coding sequences within it:
- a CDS encoding bifunctional 2-polyprenyl-6-hydroxyphenol methylase/3-demethylubiquinol 3-O-methyltransferase UbiG, which codes for MNPTPSDAATPVVSDFYDRFPYPGDPIQDGPPPGYNWRWCLESVDGAVRGEIPERDHAATPLRILDAGCGTGVSTDYLCHLNPGAEVLAVDISAGALDVARERLHRSRGAMQVRSLRQEQRSLLDLNGEGPFDYINSVGVLHHLREPLAGLKALAALLDDDGLMHLFLYANAGRWEIHRTQKALTRLGVGQDSEALRLGRELLDVLPESNRLRRNYEQRWLIDTAADANFADMYLHPQETSYDLETLFALIEASGLHFVGFSNPSVWDPARLLNGDLLARAQALPVEDQWFLIEDLDTEISHFEFFVARKPLQERRWEDDGDLLRARTRRQSCVWGWPSASLLGPDLEPIALSAQEKQLLEAVDAHPEHSLGELGLGPWTADVARTLIQRRLLLPLAEAGGGGENA